In a genomic window of Halobaculum sp. CBA1158:
- a CDS encoding DUF87 domain-containing protein, with protein MTDNDDRIALDNAGEVTLPTVEVLTGRGFITGKSGSGKSNSASVVAEELLDRGFPILVVDTDGEYWGLKEEYEVLHVGADEECDLQVGPEHAGKLAELALEQNVPIILDVSGFLDEDEGDALVRETARELFQREKKLKKPFLMLVEEIHEYIPEGGGLDETGRMLIRVAKRGRKRGLGLAGMSQRPADVKKDFITQCDWLLWHRLTWDNDTKVVRNVVSRDAADAVQDLADGEGFLMADFLETDLQRVQVRRKRTFDAGSTPDLDDFERPDLKSVSGDLVSELEEISEQEERRQDRIGQLETRVEELQDEKAELEEELENARDMRDMASQFAEAMQSSGGNGDVASEKVDELIDERNELRSKLQDREQRVSELEKQVTDLKRELSERPKIGERAVEAVEVLAEEFGVGGEDAEALRRKLKTARERINELENSDHTVTAPDEYDEFVDDEYVQDAIDDAKENSDASPRYVKGVVAGILQRGGPASRAEIADDLGIETTDHIRTAMKALEDRDVVSRSGSGDDETADFAFDSVEKVHEQQARQRRTEEVMDSL; from the coding sequence ATGACGGACAACGACGACCGGATCGCGCTCGATAACGCCGGTGAAGTAACGCTCCCTACTGTCGAAGTGCTGACTGGACGGGGATTCATCACCGGCAAATCGGGGTCCGGTAAGTCGAACTCTGCGTCCGTCGTCGCGGAGGAACTCCTTGACCGCGGCTTCCCCATTCTCGTCGTCGACACGGACGGGGAATACTGGGGTCTGAAAGAGGAGTATGAGGTTCTACACGTCGGCGCTGACGAGGAGTGCGACCTCCAGGTCGGCCCGGAACACGCGGGCAAACTCGCCGAGTTGGCGCTGGAGCAGAACGTCCCTATAATCCTCGACGTCTCGGGGTTCCTCGACGAGGACGAAGGCGATGCACTCGTTCGGGAGACGGCCCGCGAACTCTTTCAGCGCGAGAAGAAGCTCAAAAAGCCGTTCCTCATGCTCGTCGAGGAGATCCACGAGTACATCCCCGAGGGCGGCGGCCTCGACGAGACGGGGCGGATGCTTATTCGTGTCGCCAAGCGCGGCCGGAAGCGCGGCCTCGGGCTCGCGGGAATGTCGCAGCGCCCGGCTGACGTCAAGAAGGACTTCATCACGCAGTGCGATTGGCTCCTCTGGCACCGCCTCACCTGGGATAACGACACGAAGGTCGTCCGAAACGTCGTCTCTCGGGACGCAGCGGACGCCGTGCAGGACCTCGCCGACGGCGAGGGTTTCCTCATGGCCGACTTCCTCGAAACGGACCTCCAGCGCGTTCAGGTCCGTCGGAAGCGGACATTCGACGCCGGGTCGACGCCCGACCTTGACGACTTCGAGCGGCCGGACCTCAAGAGCGTTAGTGGCGACCTCGTCAGCGAACTTGAGGAGATCTCCGAGCAAGAGGAGCGCCGCCAGGATCGCATTGGGCAGCTGGAGACTCGGGTCGAGGAACTCCAAGATGAGAAGGCGGAACTGGAAGAAGAACTCGAGAACGCGCGGGACATGCGCGACATGGCGAGCCAATTCGCCGAAGCCATGCAGTCGAGCGGTGGCAACGGAGACGTCGCGTCCGAGAAGGTAGACGAGCTGATCGACGAGCGGAACGAACTCCGGTCGAAGCTACAGGACCGAGAACAGCGCGTCTCGGAGCTTGAGAAGCAGGTAACTGACCTCAAACGGGAACTTTCAGAGCGACCCAAGATCGGCGAGCGGGCCGTGGAAGCGGTTGAGGTGCTCGCCGAGGAGTTCGGCGTCGGAGGAGAGGACGCCGAGGCTCTGCGACGGAAGCTGAAGACTGCTCGCGAGCGGATAAATGAACTGGAGAACTCAGACCACACGGTCACGGCCCCGGACGAGTACGACGAGTTCGTCGACGACGAGTACGTCCAAGACGCGATCGATGACGCAAAGGAAAACAGCGACGCCTCACCGCGTTACGTGAAGGGTGTCGTCGCCGGTATCCTCCAGCGTGGCGGTCCGGCGTCTCGCGCCGAGATCGCCGACGACCTCGGGATTGAGACGACCGACCACATCCGGACCGCCATGAAAGCCCTCGAGGACCGCGACGTCGTCTCGCGCTCGGGTAGTGGGGACGACGAGACGGCCGACTTCGCTTTCGATAGTGTTGAGAAGGTCCACGAGCAGCAGGCTCGGCAGCGGCGGACGGAAGAGGTGATGGATAGCCTATGA